In one Nomascus leucogenys isolate Asia chromosome 13, Asia_NLE_v1, whole genome shotgun sequence genomic region, the following are encoded:
- the FNDC11 gene encoding fibronectin type III domain-containing protein 11 gives MSSHVAGLGLDKMKLGKPQSFLDPEEADDQQLLEPEAWGTYTERRNALREFLTSDLSPHLLKRHHARMQLLRKCSYYIEVLPKHLALGDQNPLMLPSAVFQLIDPRKFQRMKKVGTAQTKIQLLLLGDLLEQLDHGRAELDALLQSPDPRPFLADWALVERRLADVSAVMDSFLTMMVPGRLHVKHRLVSEVSAAKIPHIWLMLGTKMPVVFDRKESAAHQDWARLRWFVAIQPATSEQYELRFRLLDPRTQQECAQCGVIPVAACTFDVRNLLPNRSYKFTIKRAETSTLVYEPWRDSLTLQTKPEPWRGPPSATLSER, from the coding sequence ATGAGCTCCCACGTGGCAGGCCTGGGCCTGGACAAGATGAAGCTGGGCAAACCCCAGTCCTTCCTGGACCCGGAGGAGGCAGATGACCAACAGCTGCTGGAGCCAGAGGCGTGGGGGACCTACACCGAGCGCCGCAATGCCCTGCGTGAGTTCCTGACCTCGGACCTGAGCCCTCACCTGCtcaagcgccaccacgcccgcatGCAGCTGCTGCGTAAGTGCTCCTACTACATCGAGGTCCTGCCCAAGCACCTGGCCCTGGGCGACCAGAACCCGCTGATGCTGCCTAGCGCCGTGTTCCAGCTCATCGACCCCCGGAAGTTCCAGCGCATGAAGAAGGTGGGCACAGCTCAGACCAAGATCCAGCTCCTGCTGCTCGGGGACCTGCTGGAGCAGCTCGACCACGGCCGCGCTGAGCTGGACGCCCTGCTCCAGTCGCCAGACCCTCGGCCCTTCCTGGCCGACTGGGCGCTGGTGGAGCGGCGGCTGGCGGACGTGTCGGCCGTCATGGACAGCTTCCTGACCATGATGGTGCCGGGGCGGCTGCACGTCAAGCACCGCCTGGTGTCTGAGGTCAGTGCCGCCAAGATCCCGCACATCTGGCTCATGCTGGGCACCAAGATGCCCGTCGTGTTTGACCGGAAGGAGTCGGCGGCCCACCAGGACTGGGCCCGGCTGCGCTGGTTCGTCGCCATCCAGCCGGCCACGTCGGAGCAGTATGAGCTGCGCTTCAGGCTGCTGGACCCGCGGACGCAGCAGGAGTGCGCCCAGTGTGGCGTCATCCCCGTGGCTGCCTGCACCTTTGACGTCCGAAACCTGCTGCCCAACCGTTCCTACAAGTTCACCATCAAGAGGGCTGAGACCTCCACGCTGGTGTACGAGCCCTGGAGGGACAGCCTCACCCTGCAGACGAAGCCAGAGCCCTGGAGGGGCCCGCCCTCAGCCACTCTGTCCGAGAGatga